The Toxorhynchites rutilus septentrionalis strain SRP chromosome 3, ASM2978413v1, whole genome shotgun sequence genome includes a region encoding these proteins:
- the LOC129776056 gene encoding exportin-1 isoform X2, which yields MSMVMVRMEEANKLLDFSQKLDIGLLDSVVDCLYSSTGEQLRLAQSVLTTLKEHPDAWTRVDSILEFSQNQQTKFYALQILEEVIKTRWKILPRNQCEGIKKYVVGLIIKTSQDPSVMETNKVYLNKLNIILVQILKREWPNNWETFISDIVGASKTNETLCQNNMIILKLLSEEVFDFCSGQITQTKAKHLKDTMCSEFSQVFTLCQFVLENSLNAPLISATLETLLKFLNWIPLGYIFETKLIDMLVCRFLTIPMFRNITLKCLSEIAGLQLANYGHIFVAMFKQTMEQFDSMIPARTNMNQIYMNGSDDEQCFVQNLAMFLCTFLRMHSSLVEKRETMDTVLKALGYLVMISEVEDVEIFKICLEYWNSLASELYKESYSSSQRRTFYSKILSKVRYIMISRMAKPEEVLVVENENGEVVREFMKDTNSINLYKNMRETLVYLTHLDYADTERIMTEKLCHQVNGTEFTWKNLNTLCWAIGSISGAFFEDDEKRFLVTVIKELLGLCEHKKGKDNKAIIASNIMYVVGQYPRFLRAHWKFLKTVVNKLFEFMHETHDGVQDMACDTFIKIALKCRRHFVQLQPNESCTFIEEILATMSSIICDLQPQQVHTFYEAVGYMISAQVDQVQQNSLIEKYMMLPNQVWDEIISQATKNVDILKDMAAVKQLGSILKTNVRACKALGHAYVSQLGRIYLDMLNVYKIMSENITQAIALNGLAINNQPLIKAMHVVKKETLTLISEWVSKSNDSQMVMENFIPPLLETVLFDYQRTKVPNAREPLVLSTMASIVNKLQAVITPEIPKIFDAVFDCTLDMINKNFEDYPQHRTNFYELLQAVNTHCFKAFLSIPSNQFKLVFDSIVWAFKHTMRNVADTGLNILMQSTGVQFKKENVAVISATAVLSNILCERCWRLGKLVCEKDASLMLSVMMTRANDYPKHDAKNCSPLGSSDGCCKTSSSIHRPPKASIRRTSRTS from the exons ATGTCGATGGTAATGGTTCGTATGGAGGAAGCCAACAAACTGTTGGACTTCTCACAAAAGCTGGACATTGGTCTTCTGGACAGCGTAGTGGACTGTTTGTACAGCAGTACCGGTGAGCAGCTGAGGTTAGCTCAAAGTGTTTTGACTACGCTGAAGGAACATCCGGATGCCTGGACAAGAGTGGATAGTATTCTGGAGTTTTCACAAAATCAACAGACTAAATTCTACGCTTTGCAAATCCTCGAAGAGGTCATCAAGACCCGCTGGAAAATTTTGCCCCGGAACCAATGCGAGGGCATCAAGAAGTATGTGGTCGGATTGATCATCAAAACATCCCAGGATCCTTCGGTGATGGAAACGAACAAAGTTTATCTGAACAAACTGAACATTATTTTAGTGCAGATCCTAAAGCGCGAATGGCCAAACAATTGGGAAACTTTCATCAGCGACATTGTGGGGGCCTCCAAAACGAACGAAACGCTCTGCCAGAACAATATGATCATTTTGAAATTGTTGAGCGAAGAAGTGTTTGACTTCTGTTCGGGTCAGATAACACAGACCAAGGCAAAACATCTGAAGGATACAATGTGCTCCGAATTCTCTCAGGTTTTCACCCTGTGTCAGTTCGTGTTGGAAAATTCATTGAATGCACCGTTGATCTCCGCTACATTGGAAACACTGTTGAAGTTTTTAAATTGGATTCCTCTCGGATACATTTTTGAGACAAAGCTGATCGACATGTTGGTCTGCCGCTTCCTGACGATACCGATGTTCCGGAACATCACGCTGAAATGTCTTTCGGAAATAGCGGGTCTGCAATTGGCGAATTACGGACACATTTTCGTAGCAATGTTCAAACAGACAATGGAACAATTCGACAGCATGATACCGGCCCGTACCAACATGAACCAGATTTACATGAACGGTTCCGATGACGAACAGTGTTTTGTACAAAATTTGGCAATGTTCTTGTGTACCTTCCTGCGGATGCATTCCTCCCTGGTAGAAAAAAGGGAAACAATGGACACTGTTCTAAAAGCTCTTGGCTATTTGGTTATGATCTCGGAGGTAGAGGAtgtggaaattttcaaaatttgtctAGAGTACTGGAACAGTCTTGCCTCCGAGTTGTACAAAGAATCTTACAGCTCCAGCCAGCGTCGTACCTTCTACTCAAAGATTCTGTCCAAGGTGCGATACATTATGATCTCACGGATGGCCAAACCCGAGGAAGTACTCGTTGTTGAGAACGAAAACGGCGAAGTTGTTCGTGAGTTCATGAAAGACACGAATAGTATTAATCTGTATAAGAACATGCGTGAAACTCTTGTCTATCTGACCCATCTGGATTACGCTGATACTGAGCGTATCATGACGGAGAAGCTGTGTCATCAGGTCAACGGTACCGAGTTCACGTGGAAAAACTTGAACACACTTTGTTGGGCAATCGGATCCATCTCCGGTGCCTTCTTCGAAGACGACGAGAAGCGGTTTTTGGTCACTGTGATCAAGGAACTGCTCGGGCTCTGCGAACACAAAAAGG GCAAAGACAACAAAGCTATTATTGCATCGAACATCATGTATGTGGTGGGTCAGTATCCACGATTTCTGCGAGCCCACTGGAAGTTCTTGAAGACGGTTGTAAATAAATTGTTTGAGTTTATGCACGAAACGCATGACGGTGTCCAAGATATGGCATGTGATACGTTCATCAAGATTGCCCTCAAATGCAGACGTCACTTTGTCCAATTGCAACCAAACGAGTCATGTACGTTCATCGAAGAAATTCTTGCCACCATGAGTTCGATTATCTGTGATTTACAGCCACAACAG GTTCACACTTTTTACGAAGCCGTCGGTTATATGATTTCCGCCCAGGTCGATCAGGTTCAGCAGAATAGTTTAATCGAAAAGTATATGATGCTACCAAACCAG GTGTGGGATGAAATCATTTCGCAAGCCACCAAAAATGTGGACATCCTGAAAGATATGGCAGCGGTGAAACAACTCGGCAGCATACTGAAAACAAACGTGCGGGCTTGCAAAGCGCTAGGTCACGCATATGTTTCTCAGCTGGGCAGAATTTATCTCGACATGTTGAACGTGTACAAAATTATGTCGGAAAACATCACGCAAGCGATTGCACTCAATGGTCTGGCGATCAACAATCAACCGCTCATCAAAGCAATGCACGTCGTGAAGAAGGAAACACTGACCCTCATCTCGGAGTGGGTGTCCAAATCGAACGACTCACAAATGGTGATGGAGAACTTCATTCCGCCACTGTTGGAAACTGTATTATTCGATTATCAG CGCACCAAGGTACCGAATGCCCGCGAGCCGCTGGTGTTGAGCACTATGGCATCGATCGTGAACAAGCTGCAGGCGGTAATAACGCCGGAAATTCCGAAAATCTTCGACGCCGTCTTCGATTGCACTCTCGACATGATCAATAAGAACTTTGAGGACTATCCGCAGCATCGAACCAACTTCTACGAGCTGCTGCAGGCGGTGAACACGCATTGTTTCAAGGCTTTCCTGAGCATTCCGTCTAATCAGTTCAAGCTGGTTTTCGATTCAATAGTCTGGGCCTTCAAACACACGATGCGGAATGTCGCTGACACCGGATTGAACATTCTGATGCAG TCCACAGGAGTGCAATTTAAAAAAGAGAACGTTGCTGTCATTTCCGCTACAGCAGTGCTTTCAAACATTTTGTGTGAACGTTGTTGGCGACTTGGCAAACTTGTATGTGAGAAGGATGCGAGTTTGATGTTAAGCGTAATGATGACAAGAGCGAATGATTATCCAAAACATGACGCGAAGAACTGCAGTCCTCTTGGATCTAGCGATGG ATGCTGCAAAACCTCGAGCAGCATACACAGGCCGCCCAAAGCTTCTATCAGACGTACTTCACGGACATCCTGA
- the LOC129776056 gene encoding exportin-1 isoform X1: MSMVMVRMEEANKLLDFSQKLDIGLLDSVVDCLYSSTGEQLRLAQSVLTTLKEHPDAWTRVDSILEFSQNQQTKFYALQILEEVIKTRWKILPRNQCEGIKKYVVGLIIKTSQDPSVMETNKVYLNKLNIILVQILKREWPNNWETFISDIVGASKTNETLCQNNMIILKLLSEEVFDFCSGQITQTKAKHLKDTMCSEFSQVFTLCQFVLENSLNAPLISATLETLLKFLNWIPLGYIFETKLIDMLVCRFLTIPMFRNITLKCLSEIAGLQLANYGHIFVAMFKQTMEQFDSMIPARTNMNQIYMNGSDDEQCFVQNLAMFLCTFLRMHSSLVEKRETMDTVLKALGYLVMISEVEDVEIFKICLEYWNSLASELYKESYSSSQRRTFYSKILSKVRYIMISRMAKPEEVLVVENENGEVVREFMKDTNSINLYKNMRETLVYLTHLDYADTERIMTEKLCHQVNGTEFTWKNLNTLCWAIGSISGAFFEDDEKRFLVTVIKELLGLCEHKKGKDNKAIIASNIMYVVGQYPRFLRAHWKFLKTVVNKLFEFMHETHDGVQDMACDTFIKIALKCRRHFVQLQPNESCTFIEEILATMSSIICDLQPQQVHTFYEAVGYMISAQVDQVQQNSLIEKYMMLPNQVWDEIISQATKNVDILKDMAAVKQLGSILKTNVRACKALGHAYVSQLGRIYLDMLNVYKIMSENITQAIALNGLAINNQPLIKAMHVVKKETLTLISEWVSKSNDSQMVMENFIPPLLETVLFDYQRTKVPNAREPLVLSTMASIVNKLQAVITPEIPKIFDAVFDCTLDMINKNFEDYPQHRTNFYELLQAVNTHCFKAFLSIPSNQFKLVFDSIVWAFKHTMRNVADTGLNILMQMLQNLEQHTQAAQSFYQTYFTDILMQIFSVVTDTSHTASLQNHATILAYMFSIVEAGRITVSLGPSSDNVLNIQEYVATLLKSAFSHLTDNQIKIFVTGLFNLDQDVHAFKEHLRDFLIQIKEVTGDDDSDLYLEERENELKKAQEEKRRLLMTVPGMINPHELPEEMQDE; this comes from the exons ATGTCGATGGTAATGGTTCGTATGGAGGAAGCCAACAAACTGTTGGACTTCTCACAAAAGCTGGACATTGGTCTTCTGGACAGCGTAGTGGACTGTTTGTACAGCAGTACCGGTGAGCAGCTGAGGTTAGCTCAAAGTGTTTTGACTACGCTGAAGGAACATCCGGATGCCTGGACAAGAGTGGATAGTATTCTGGAGTTTTCACAAAATCAACAGACTAAATTCTACGCTTTGCAAATCCTCGAAGAGGTCATCAAGACCCGCTGGAAAATTTTGCCCCGGAACCAATGCGAGGGCATCAAGAAGTATGTGGTCGGATTGATCATCAAAACATCCCAGGATCCTTCGGTGATGGAAACGAACAAAGTTTATCTGAACAAACTGAACATTATTTTAGTGCAGATCCTAAAGCGCGAATGGCCAAACAATTGGGAAACTTTCATCAGCGACATTGTGGGGGCCTCCAAAACGAACGAAACGCTCTGCCAGAACAATATGATCATTTTGAAATTGTTGAGCGAAGAAGTGTTTGACTTCTGTTCGGGTCAGATAACACAGACCAAGGCAAAACATCTGAAGGATACAATGTGCTCCGAATTCTCTCAGGTTTTCACCCTGTGTCAGTTCGTGTTGGAAAATTCATTGAATGCACCGTTGATCTCCGCTACATTGGAAACACTGTTGAAGTTTTTAAATTGGATTCCTCTCGGATACATTTTTGAGACAAAGCTGATCGACATGTTGGTCTGCCGCTTCCTGACGATACCGATGTTCCGGAACATCACGCTGAAATGTCTTTCGGAAATAGCGGGTCTGCAATTGGCGAATTACGGACACATTTTCGTAGCAATGTTCAAACAGACAATGGAACAATTCGACAGCATGATACCGGCCCGTACCAACATGAACCAGATTTACATGAACGGTTCCGATGACGAACAGTGTTTTGTACAAAATTTGGCAATGTTCTTGTGTACCTTCCTGCGGATGCATTCCTCCCTGGTAGAAAAAAGGGAAACAATGGACACTGTTCTAAAAGCTCTTGGCTATTTGGTTATGATCTCGGAGGTAGAGGAtgtggaaattttcaaaatttgtctAGAGTACTGGAACAGTCTTGCCTCCGAGTTGTACAAAGAATCTTACAGCTCCAGCCAGCGTCGTACCTTCTACTCAAAGATTCTGTCCAAGGTGCGATACATTATGATCTCACGGATGGCCAAACCCGAGGAAGTACTCGTTGTTGAGAACGAAAACGGCGAAGTTGTTCGTGAGTTCATGAAAGACACGAATAGTATTAATCTGTATAAGAACATGCGTGAAACTCTTGTCTATCTGACCCATCTGGATTACGCTGATACTGAGCGTATCATGACGGAGAAGCTGTGTCATCAGGTCAACGGTACCGAGTTCACGTGGAAAAACTTGAACACACTTTGTTGGGCAATCGGATCCATCTCCGGTGCCTTCTTCGAAGACGACGAGAAGCGGTTTTTGGTCACTGTGATCAAGGAACTGCTCGGGCTCTGCGAACACAAAAAGG GCAAAGACAACAAAGCTATTATTGCATCGAACATCATGTATGTGGTGGGTCAGTATCCACGATTTCTGCGAGCCCACTGGAAGTTCTTGAAGACGGTTGTAAATAAATTGTTTGAGTTTATGCACGAAACGCATGACGGTGTCCAAGATATGGCATGTGATACGTTCATCAAGATTGCCCTCAAATGCAGACGTCACTTTGTCCAATTGCAACCAAACGAGTCATGTACGTTCATCGAAGAAATTCTTGCCACCATGAGTTCGATTATCTGTGATTTACAGCCACAACAG GTTCACACTTTTTACGAAGCCGTCGGTTATATGATTTCCGCCCAGGTCGATCAGGTTCAGCAGAATAGTTTAATCGAAAAGTATATGATGCTACCAAACCAG GTGTGGGATGAAATCATTTCGCAAGCCACCAAAAATGTGGACATCCTGAAAGATATGGCAGCGGTGAAACAACTCGGCAGCATACTGAAAACAAACGTGCGGGCTTGCAAAGCGCTAGGTCACGCATATGTTTCTCAGCTGGGCAGAATTTATCTCGACATGTTGAACGTGTACAAAATTATGTCGGAAAACATCACGCAAGCGATTGCACTCAATGGTCTGGCGATCAACAATCAACCGCTCATCAAAGCAATGCACGTCGTGAAGAAGGAAACACTGACCCTCATCTCGGAGTGGGTGTCCAAATCGAACGACTCACAAATGGTGATGGAGAACTTCATTCCGCCACTGTTGGAAACTGTATTATTCGATTATCAG CGCACCAAGGTACCGAATGCCCGCGAGCCGCTGGTGTTGAGCACTATGGCATCGATCGTGAACAAGCTGCAGGCGGTAATAACGCCGGAAATTCCGAAAATCTTCGACGCCGTCTTCGATTGCACTCTCGACATGATCAATAAGAACTTTGAGGACTATCCGCAGCATCGAACCAACTTCTACGAGCTGCTGCAGGCGGTGAACACGCATTGTTTCAAGGCTTTCCTGAGCATTCCGTCTAATCAGTTCAAGCTGGTTTTCGATTCAATAGTCTGGGCCTTCAAACACACGATGCGGAATGTCGCTGACACCGGATTGAACATTCTGATGCAG ATGCTGCAAAACCTCGAGCAGCATACACAGGCCGCCCAAAGCTTCTATCAGACGTACTTCACGGACATCCTGATGCAGATCTTTTCGGTGGTGACGGACACCTCGCACACGGCAAGTCTGCAGAATCATGCCACCATTCTGGCGTATATGTTCTCGATCGTCGAAGCCGGCAGGATTACCGTCAGTCTTGGGCCGTCGTCGGACAACGTGCTGAACATCCAGGAATACGTGGCGACGCTGCTCAAGTCCGCCTTCAGTCATCTAACCGACAATCAGATCAAGATCTTCGTCACCGGGCTGTTCAATCTTGACCAGGATGTGCATGCATTTAAGGAGCATTTAAGGGATTTCCTGATTCAGATTAAG GAGGTAACTGGTGATGATGACTCCGATCTGTATCTCGAGGAACGAGAGAATGAGTTGAAGAAAGCacaggaggagaagagaagacTTCTGATGACGGTGCCTGGAATGATCAATCCACACGAACTGCCAGAGGAGATGCAGGATGAGTAA